Part of the Bacteroidales bacterium genome, TAGATTTAATTTTATTTTACTACCTCTCAACTCAAACTTTATATATACAAAAAACACTTGAATATATATAAGCAACTCATTAAATGGTTTTAAAAAAGTATTATCTCGAATACACTTTTTGTTTAATCCTTTATTGTTTTAACTAATTTTCATAAATTTGCAAGCATAAAATTAAATCATGAATAAAACATATTTCGCACACGAAACAGCTGTTATTGACGAAGGTTGTACGATCGGCGAAGGCACTAAAATATGGCATTTTAGTCATATTATGCCACAATGTATCATTGGTAAAAACTGCAACATAGGTCAAAATGTTGTAGTATCGCCCGAAGTTGTTTTAGGAAACAATGTAAAAGTTCAAAACAATGTCAGCATTTATACAGGCGTTATTTGCGAAGACGATGTATTTCTTGGTCCATCAATGGTTTTTACCAATGTTATAAATCCTCGAAGTGCTGTTGTTCGTAAAGACCAATACAAAAAAACCATTGTTAAAAAAGGTGCAACCATAGGCGCCAATGCTACTATTGTTTGTGGCGTTACAATAGGCGAATATGCTTTTGTAGGAGCTGGTGCTGTAGTAACAAAAGATGTTAAACCATATGCCTTAGTCGTTGGTAATCCTTCGCGACAAACCGGATGGATGAGCGAATACGGTCATAAACTCCATTTTAATGAAGAAGGTATAGCCATTTGCCCCGAAAGTAAAGAAAAGTACAAATTAGAAAACAATCAAGTTATTAAACTTTCAACTCATGATTAAAAATTTTGCCATCATTGGCATAGCCGGCTATATTGCTCCACGCCATGTTAAAGCAATAAAAGATACAGGCAATAAACTCATTGCAGCCCTCGACCCTTTCGATAGCGTAGGCTTTTTAGATTCTTATTTCCCCGAAGCCGATTACTTTTCTGAATTTGAACGCTTCGACCGTCATATAGACAAATTAAAACGACAAGGAATTAAAACCGATTACATTAGTATTTGCTCGCCTAACTATTTACACGACTCACATATACGTTTTGCACTCAAAAGCGGAGCCGAAGCAATTTGCGAAAAGCCCCTAGTCCTTAACCCATGGAACATCGACGCACTTACAGAAATCGAAAAAGAAACCGGCAAAAAAGTAAATACTATTTTACAACTTCGCTTACACCCAAGCATTATTAAACTCAAACAAGAAATCGATCAAAATCCTAATAAAATTTACGATATCGATCTAACTTACATCACAAGTCGAGGCAATTGGTATTATTTTTCATGGAAAGGCGACATTCAAAAATCGGGCGGTATTGCTACCAATATTGGCATTCATTTTTTCGATATGCTCATCTGGCTCTTTGGTTGTGTTCAAGATCAAAAATTATACTTATCTAAACCCAATAAAGCTTCAGGATTTATCACCTTAAAAAATGCTCGCGTGCGTTGGTTTTTAAGCCTCGACCTTAACGATATTCCACAAGAAATTAGAACACAAGGCAAACGTACTTTTCGTTCAATAACCCTTAATGGTAATGAGATTGAATTTAGCGATGGCTTTACCGATTTACATACAGAAAGCTATAAAAATATTATTGAAGGTAAAGGATTCGGATTATGCGAAGCACGCCCTTCTATAGAACTCGTTTATAATATTCGAAATGCTCCTATAAGTGAATTAAAAAGCGATTTTCATCCATATTGTATAAAAAATAAATAACTATGAACCTTTTCGAACAACTATTAAAAAAAGAGACGAAACTATCGGTCATTGGATTAGGTTATGTGGGTCTTCCTATTGCCCTTGATTTTGCAAAAAAAATATCTGTCGTAGGTTTTGACATTAAACCCGAACGCATAGAAATGATGAAAAAGGGTATAGACCCAAGCAAAGAGCTCGACAACAAGGAATTTGAAGGATGCGATATTCTTTTTACAAGCAATTTAGAAGATTTAAAACAAGCCTCTTTTCATATTGTTGCAGTTCCTACACCTATCGATAAACACAATTTGCCCGATTTGCGTCCTGTTTTGAGTGCAAGCGAAACAGTGGGTAAAATACTCAAAAAAGGCGATGTAGTCGTTTACGAATCGACCGTTTATCCAGGATGCACCGAAGAAGATTGTATTCCTGTACTAGAAAAATTTTCCGGCTTAAAATACCCCGAAGATTTCAAAGTAGGTTACTCCCCCGAACGCATCAATCCTGGCGACAAAGAACACACTTTTAAAACCGTTGTAAAAGTAGTTTCGGGCTGCGATGCTCCCACACTCGACATTGTTGCTAAAGTCTATGAATTAGTGGTTGCCGCAGGAGTACATAAAGCCTCTTCTATAAAAGTTGCCGAAGCAGCTAAAATTATTGAAAACACTCAACGCGATGTAAACATTGCTCTTATGAACGAACTTTCAATTATTTTCAACCGCATGGGCATTAACACTTACGAAGTACTCGAAGCCGCTGGCACTAAATGGAATTTTCTAAAGTTTTCGCCTGGACTTGTTGGTGGACACTGTATTGGCGTTGACCCTTATTATCTCACATACAAAGCCAAAGAATATCGATATCATGCTCAAATCATTAATTCTGGACGTTTTGTCAACGATTCCATGGGCTATTATGTGGCAAAGCAAACCGTAAAAAAAATCATTGCTGCCAATAAAAATGTTTTAAATAGCCGCGTTTTAGTTATGGGCATTACATTTAAAGAAGACGTTGCCGATCTACGCAACTCACGTGTTGCCGATGTGGTAAACGAACTTAAATCGTACGGCATTAAAGTTGATATTGTTGACCCCCTTGCTGACAAAGAAGAACTCAAAGAAGAATACGGATTTGAATTATCCGTTGAGCCTAATGGGAAATACGATGCTGTTATTGTAGCCGTAGCTCATAAACAATACAAAGATTTAAGCGAAACATATTTCGAAAACTTACTAAACGAAAACGGCATTTTAGTCGATGTAAAAGGCATATACAGAAAACGTCAACATACTCTAACTTATTGGTCTTTATAAAATGGGAAAAAAAATCTTAATCACAGGAGGCACCGGTTATATTGGCTCACACACAGCAGTAGAGCTTATACAGCAAGGATACGAAGTTTTTATTGTAGATAATTTTTCAAATTCGCATAGTTCTGTATTGCAAGGCATAAAAAATATTACTGGTATTGAACCTCATTTTACAAAACTCGATCTAACGCTCAAAACCGATGTAGATAATTATTTTGAACTTCATCACGATTTAGATGCCGTTATTCATTTTGCTGCCCTTAAAGCAGTTGGCGAATCGGTAACCAAACCCCTGTTATACTATAAAAATAACTTATTATCGCTTATTCACGTACTCGAAAACATGGTAGAATATCAAATCCCTTATTTAGCCTTTTCATCTTCGTGTACGGTATATGGCGAACCTGATAAATTACCAATAAAAGAAAATGCTCCTATTAAACCAGCTATTTCGCCCTATGGCAACACAAAACAAATTGCCGAAGAAATTATTCAAGAAACTGCTAAAGCTTCTGAAATTATTAAAGCCTCATTATTACGCTATTTCAACCCCATTGGAGCCCACCCATCTGGTTTAATTGGTGAACTTCCTATTGGCATTCCTAATAATTTAGTCCCCTACATTACCCAAACAGCAGCTGGTATTCGCGATGTATTAAGAATTTATGGCGACGATTACGACACGCCCGATGGCACTTGTATTCGCGATTATATTCATGTAGTTGACTTAGCAAAAGCTCATATTGCGGCACTCAACCGCTTATTAAAGTCAGAAAACGAAAGCGATTGCGAAATCTTTAACATAGGAACAGGACAAGGAAATTCTGTTCTCGAAGTCGTTCAAACATTCGAAAAAGTAAACAACATAAAACTAAAATACATTATAGATGAACGACGCGAAGGCGATGTCGAAAAAATTTGGGCTGATCCGTCTAAAGCGAATAAAATGCTTCATTGGAAGGCAGAATTTACACTCGAAGATGCACTTCGTGATGCTTGGAATTGGGAAAAAAGGTATCGTGGAATACAATAATGATATAATTTAATAAATAAACATGCAAACCCAAAGAAATATACTAATAACCGGTGGAGCAGGTTTTATTGGCTCCCATGTAGTACGATTATTCGTCAATAAATACCCTAACTGGCATATATTTAACCTCGATAAATTGACCTATGCCGGTAATCTCGAAAACATTAAAGATATTGAACATAAACCAAACTATACCTTTATTAAAGGCGATATTTGCGACACCAACTTAATTCAACGTATTTTTGAACAATATAACATCGATGGTGTAATACATTTAGCTGCCGAGTCGCATGTCGATCGCTCCATTGCTAACCCTATGGAATTTATACAAACCAACATTGTAGGTACCGTTACACTTTTAAATGCTGCAAAACATTACTGGCACAATCAATTTAATAATAAACTTTTTTATCATATTAGCACCGACGAAGTATATGGCTCATTAGGCAATGAAGGTTATTTTAAAGAAACCACACCCTACGATCCACGTAGTCCCTATTCTGCAAGCAAAGCAAGCAGCGACCATATAGTTAGGGCATATTTTCACACCTATGGATTACCTATCATTATTTCAAATTGTTCAAATAACTATGGTCCCTACCAATTTCCTGAAAAGCTTATTCCACTTATGATTAACAACATTAAAAACAACAAACCCCTGCCAGTGTATGGTAAAGGTGAAAACATTCGCGACTGGCTATTTGTAGAAGATCATGCACGAGCTATTGATTTAATTTTTAATAAAGGTAAAACAGGCGAGACCTATAATATTGGTGGCGAAAATGAATGGCAAAATATTCAACTTGTAAAAAAACTTTGCGAAATACTCGATTTTAAACTACAACGCCCCAAAGGTACTTCTGAAAAACTCATTACGTTTGTAAAAGATAGAGCCGGACATGATTTACGTTATGCCATTGATTGTAGCAAATTAAAACAAGAATTAGGATGGCAACAGCAAGTTGACTTTGAAACCGGGCTTCACATTACTGTTGATTGGTACCTAAATAACGAAGATTGGCTTCAAAACGTAATTACCGGAGAATACGAAAAATATTATCAAAAACAATATTTTCAACGATAATGTTGCAAAACATAACAACAGATATACATTCGCACATTTTACCATGTTTAGACGATGGAGCTAAAAGTATTAGCGAAACCATCGAAATTTGTAAAATGATGCATCATTTAGGATATAAAAAACTTATTACTACTCCTCACAATCAAAAAGGATGGTTTCATAATCCACCCGAAAAAATATATGAAGCCTTAAATAAAGTGAACGTTGCCCTTTCTATTCATCGTATTCCAATAGATATAAAAGTTGCCTCTGAATATTATCTCGACGATCTTTTTATTCAACAAGTAAAAGCTAAAGAATTGTTAACATTTGGTAAGCAATATGTTCTAATCGAATTATCACCTTTTATTTGTAGTAAAACATTATGGGACGATATTAAAACTATTTTCGATTCGGGTTATATTCCAGTTTTGGCGCATCCTGAGCGTTATATTTATTTTTATAATTTTAAAGAAAAATACCATAAGTTAAAAGAAATGGGTGTTAAATTTCAATTAAACCTTATATCGCTTTCTCCTACTGTATCAAAAGAATTGCGATGTCATGCTGAGTATTTAGTAGATCAAAAATTAATTGATTTTTGTGGAAGTGATAGCCACTCTATTAAGAATCCTACCATAATAGCAACATTAAAAACAAGCACTCCATATTATAATAAACTATTAGAATCAAACTTGTTACTTAATGAAACTTTATAGTAAGATTTTTATAACTTATAATAAAATAAAAAGGCGATTCAAAAAACAGAATCGCCTTTTATAATTATTAGAAAAAATAACTTTATTTTACAAACTTAGAATTGAATACTTTACCATTATTGCTTAAAGCCACAACCGAATAAATACCATTTGTTAAATCTTTTACATCTATTTTAATTTCTTGCTCTGCTGATAATGCTAGTTGTTTTACTACTTTACCTTGCATATCGTAAATTTTCACATTGGCAATATTTTCATTAGCAGAAATCATTATAAAATCTTTTGCAGGATTTGGATATAAGCTTGCTTGCATAAAACTATTTTCATTTACACTTTGTGGAGTTGGAGTTACCGAAGCCCAAGTTGTTCCCACTCTAATTTCGTCAATTTCTGCTTTAGGAGTTCCACACGTATTGGTATTATCCCAACCATTTCTAATGCATATGGCTGCAATTGCCGATGCTGTAGAAGTAGAAGCATTATTTGACACAAAACCTGTTGGTTCATTTTGCCCTAAATCAGTTGGGTTTACCCATAAATATGCTGTATTTGCAGAAATGTCATATTTTACAACAGCAAAAACGGGTGTATTAAAAGGCAAATCTACCGTGCTTACAGTATATGCATTAACAGCAACATTTAGATTAGAAACAGCAAGATTAAAAGTACCTGGTGTACTGCCTTTTTTTATTCCTAAACGAGCAGGGAAAACAGTTACATTCGAATTTCCACTTGTAGTTGCAAAATGCATAAAATAATTCACGTTGGTTTCATGCAAATTTGTGCTATCTAAAACATTAATAATAGCTGAATAGTAAGCAACATTGCCTGAAATAGTAACGGGATGGTTAACATCTCTCGAAAGTTGTGTGTTATTGCCAATAATGTAAATTTTATTGCCAGTAGATGCTTGTAAGCCGTTATATGACAAACTACCTGCAATAATATCGATAGTACCATTAGTACCACTATGAGTATACCATCCATTGCTTTCGCAATCGGGTGTAGCTCCTATTGTAGTACAATTACCACCAATGTTTCCTGTACCTGTAAAACCATCGTAAAACTGACCAAACGAAATTTGACTTATGGCTAATAATGCCACTAAAAATAAAGATTTGTAAAATTTTCTCATAATTAAATACATTTTATTAGTTTTGAACAACAAATATACAACGAATATTGATAATATTAGATATTTTGGAGTTATATTTTTGTAAACTCTTTTTTAATTTTTTCGCACACTTCATTCAATTCACTTGGACTAAGTTTTAATTTTTCATGCGAAAAATTAATATCTTCGACATGATTGATAGGTATTAGATGTATATGAGCATGAGGAACTTCTAAGCCTATAACAGCAATTCCAATACGTTTACATGGTACTGCCTTTTCGATAGCCTTTGCTACCTGTTTAGCAAAAATGATCATTTCGCCCAACATATTATCGGGTATATCAAATATATAATCGATTTCTTGTTTAGGAATAACGAGTGTATGGCCTTTAGCAAGAGGATTAATATCTAAAAATGCCATAAACTTTTCGCTCTCTGCAACTTTATAGCATGGAATTTCACCTACAACAATTTTTGAAAAAATACTGCTCATATTATCTCGATATTTCTAGTATTTCAAATTTTACTTTGCCATTTGGAACCTGAACTTCTACAATATCGCCTACCGATTTTCCTAATATTCCTTTTGCAATCGGTGTATTTATAGAAATTTTTCCTTCCTTCAAGTTTGCTTCGCTCTCAGAGACAATGGTATATTCAACTTCCATTTTATTGGATAAGTTGCGTATTTTAACTTTAGATAAAATTTGTACTTTGCTATTATCTATTTTTGAGTCATCAAGAATTCTACTATTATTGAGTGTTTCTTCGAGTTTTGCTATTTTTAATTCGAGCATTCCTTGTGCTTCTTTGGCAGCATCGTATTCGGCATTTTCGGATAAGTCGCCTTTATCGCGGGCTTCAGCTATCATAGCAGAAATTCGCGGGCGTTCAACAGTTTTAAGATATTCTAATTCTTCTTTTAATTTTTTATAGCCTTCTTCAGATAAATAAAATACTTTGTTCATAAGAGTTTCGATTTTAATAGAAAAAAAGAATTCTTCTTTTTCAAGAAGAACCCTTTTTAATGCAAATATATAAAAAAATATTATTACAACGTTACTTTTGCTCCAATAGAATGTACTCCGTTAAATGGGTTTGTTGCTCTATACGAATAATCAATCGAAAAAGTACTTCCTTTTTCTTTGTTCATGGGTATCTGAATGGATACTCCTGCTGTAGGACCTGTAAATGCGGTAGTACGAGTATCATAATCGAATATGCCTTTTTCGTAGATATAGCCACCTCGTATCATAATCATTTCTTTAAATGCAAACTCTATTCCGCCATGTATTTGATCTTTTGTAAATGAGTTTGACGTAAAATTACCAGCAATAGATAACCGATAGTCGCTTGATATTTTGGAAGCTACGGTATCAACTTTGGTTCCTAAATGAAAATCGAATGTCGCTCCAATGGTTATTAAAGCAGGTAGTT contains:
- a CDS encoding N-acetyltransferase, which translates into the protein MNKTYFAHETAVIDEGCTIGEGTKIWHFSHIMPQCIIGKNCNIGQNVVVSPEVVLGNNVKVQNNVSIYTGVICEDDVFLGPSMVFTNVINPRSAVVRKDQYKKTIVKKGATIGANATIVCGVTIGEYAFVGAGAVVTKDVKPYALVVGNPSRQTGWMSEYGHKLHFNEEGIAICPESKEKYKLENNQVIKLSTHD
- a CDS encoding Gfo/Idh/MocA family oxidoreductase, translated to MKNFAIIGIAGYIAPRHVKAIKDTGNKLIAALDPFDSVGFLDSYFPEADYFSEFERFDRHIDKLKRQGIKTDYISICSPNYLHDSHIRFALKSGAEAICEKPLVLNPWNIDALTEIEKETGKKVNTILQLRLHPSIIKLKQEIDQNPNKIYDIDLTYITSRGNWYYFSWKGDIQKSGGIATNIGIHFFDMLIWLFGCVQDQKLYLSKPNKASGFITLKNARVRWFLSLDLNDIPQEIRTQGKRTFRSITLNGNEIEFSDGFTDLHTESYKNIIEGKGFGLCEARPSIELVYNIRNAPISELKSDFHPYCIKNK
- a CDS encoding nucleotide sugar dehydrogenase, with translation MNLFEQLLKKETKLSVIGLGYVGLPIALDFAKKISVVGFDIKPERIEMMKKGIDPSKELDNKEFEGCDILFTSNLEDLKQASFHIVAVPTPIDKHNLPDLRPVLSASETVGKILKKGDVVVYESTVYPGCTEEDCIPVLEKFSGLKYPEDFKVGYSPERINPGDKEHTFKTVVKVVSGCDAPTLDIVAKVYELVVAAGVHKASSIKVAEAAKIIENTQRDVNIALMNELSIIFNRMGINTYEVLEAAGTKWNFLKFSPGLVGGHCIGVDPYYLTYKAKEYRYHAQIINSGRFVNDSMGYYVAKQTVKKIIAANKNVLNSRVLVMGITFKEDVADLRNSRVADVVNELKSYGIKVDIVDPLADKEELKEEYGFELSVEPNGKYDAVIVAVAHKQYKDLSETYFENLLNENGILVDVKGIYRKRQHTLTYWSL
- the galE gene encoding UDP-glucose 4-epimerase GalE, encoding MGKKILITGGTGYIGSHTAVELIQQGYEVFIVDNFSNSHSSVLQGIKNITGIEPHFTKLDLTLKTDVDNYFELHHDLDAVIHFAALKAVGESVTKPLLYYKNNLLSLIHVLENMVEYQIPYLAFSSSCTVYGEPDKLPIKENAPIKPAISPYGNTKQIAEEIIQETAKASEIIKASLLRYFNPIGAHPSGLIGELPIGIPNNLVPYITQTAAGIRDVLRIYGDDYDTPDGTCIRDYIHVVDLAKAHIAALNRLLKSENESDCEIFNIGTGQGNSVLEVVQTFEKVNNIKLKYIIDERREGDVEKIWADPSKANKMLHWKAEFTLEDALRDAWNWEKRYRGIQ
- the rfbB gene encoding dTDP-glucose 4,6-dehydratase, whose protein sequence is MQTQRNILITGGAGFIGSHVVRLFVNKYPNWHIFNLDKLTYAGNLENIKDIEHKPNYTFIKGDICDTNLIQRIFEQYNIDGVIHLAAESHVDRSIANPMEFIQTNIVGTVTLLNAAKHYWHNQFNNKLFYHISTDEVYGSLGNEGYFKETTPYDPRSPYSASKASSDHIVRAYFHTYGLPIIISNCSNNYGPYQFPEKLIPLMINNIKNNKPLPVYGKGENIRDWLFVEDHARAIDLIFNKGKTGETYNIGGENEWQNIQLVKKLCEILDFKLQRPKGTSEKLITFVKDRAGHDLRYAIDCSKLKQELGWQQQVDFETGLHITVDWYLNNEDWLQNVITGEYEKYYQKQYFQR
- a CDS encoding capsular biosynthesis protein translates to MLQNITTDIHSHILPCLDDGAKSISETIEICKMMHHLGYKKLITTPHNQKGWFHNPPEKIYEALNKVNVALSIHRIPIDIKVASEYYLDDLFIQQVKAKELLTFGKQYVLIELSPFICSKTLWDDIKTIFDSGYIPVLAHPERYIYFYNFKEKYHKLKEMGVKFQLNLISLSPTVSKELRCHAEYLVDQKLIDFCGSDSHSIKNPTIIATLKTSTPYYNKLLESNLLLNETL
- a CDS encoding T9SS type A sorting domain-containing protein, with product MRKFYKSLFLVALLAISQISFGQFYDGFTGTGNIGGNCTTIGATPDCESNGWYTHSGTNGTIDIIAGSLSYNGLQASTGNKIYIIGNNTQLSRDVNHPVTISGNVAYYSAIINVLDSTNLHETNVNYFMHFATTSGNSNVTVFPARLGIKKGSTPGTFNLAVSNLNVAVNAYTVSTVDLPFNTPVFAVVKYDISANTAYLWVNPTDLGQNEPTGFVSNNASTSTASAIAAICIRNGWDNTNTCGTPKAEIDEIRVGTTWASVTPTPQSVNENSFMQASLYPNPAKDFIMISANENIANVKIYDMQGKVVKQLALSAEQEIKIDVKDLTNGIYSVVALSNNGKVFNSKFVK
- a CDS encoding HIT family protein gives rise to the protein MSSIFSKIVVGEIPCYKVAESEKFMAFLDINPLAKGHTLVIPKQEIDYIFDIPDNMLGEMIIFAKQVAKAIEKAVPCKRIGIAVIGLEVPHAHIHLIPINHVEDINFSHEKLKLSPSELNEVCEKIKKEFTKI
- the greA gene encoding transcription elongation factor GreA, translated to MNKVFYLSEEGYKKLKEELEYLKTVERPRISAMIAEARDKGDLSENAEYDAAKEAQGMLELKIAKLEETLNNSRILDDSKIDNSKVQILSKVKIRNLSNKMEVEYTIVSESEANLKEGKISINTPIAKGILGKSVGDIVEVQVPNGKVKFEILEISR